The following DNA comes from Rhinolophus ferrumequinum isolate MPI-CBG mRhiFer1 chromosome 15 unlocalized genomic scaffold, mRhiFer1_v1.p scaffold_54_arrow_ctg1_1, whole genome shotgun sequence.
ACGCTCTCCCAAGTCGGCTGCCCCTGCCCCCGTCTCACCTTCCTGCCCTGAATCTCCCATCGGCTCAGCAGTACCCACCTCTTCAGCTTCCATCCCTGTGACGTCATCAATTGTGGACCCTGGAGTAGGCTCCATTTCCCCAGCTTCTCCAAAGATCTCACTGGCCTCCGCAGATGGTAAGAGCCAGATGGTTGAGGGCTGTGGACAGTGTGAAGTGTGGTTCTGGACAGAAGGACCTACAGGCATCTGTCTCTTCTTGCTTCAGTAAAAGAACTTGCAGCCAAGGAGCCTGGGAGGACTCTGGAGTCCCAGGAGCTGTCCCGGATATCTGGGAAGGGTGAGGATTCTTGTTTTCTGCCCCTTTCCGTTAGAAAAGTTGTTGGAATTAAAAAATGGTGTCTGTTAGCCCTTTGAGTATAATTTGTCTTAGAGGATTCTCAAGATCCCCTcttgttttttgggggtggggtggggggctatTGGCACTATGTAGCCactttgagaaaagaaatgtatGTCTTCTCCTTTTGCACGGTTTCTCATAGTCCCTGGCCTTCAGAACGAACAGAAACGTTTTCAACTGGAAGAACTGAGAAAGTTTGGGGCGCAGTTTAAGGTGAGAGAAGGGTAGAAATGCGCTAGGATGCTAAGAGAtcgagggggtggggggcttacAGAAGAGGAAGTGCTTGGGGGGATAGAAGAGAGAAGAGCAAGGATGAAAGGAGGAAGGCAGCGTGGCCTGGGGTCTGGACCAGGCGGCACTGAGGTGTGACTCTCCTTCCAGCTTCAGCCCAGTAGCTCTCCTGAGACGAGCCTGGATCCTTTTCCTCCCCGGATCTTAAAGGAGGAGgccaaagggaaggagaaggaagttgATGGCCTGTTGACCTCAGAGGCCATGGGGTCCCCGGTCTCTTCCAAGACAGAGTCCATGTTGGATAAGGAGGACAAGCCGCCTCTGCCAGCAGCGGGAGGCACGGAGGGGCCCGAGCAGCCCCCCGCCCCTTGCCCAAGCCAAACTGGCAGCCCCCCGCTGGGCCTCAAGGCCGACGAGAAGGATGACGGCCCCGTTGCTGAGTGAGTGGGGGGTGCCGGGGGGGGTGTCGGGATGAGGGGGGCCAGGTGGGTTtactgtgtttttctctctcagacaAGTGAAGAAGTCAACGCTGAACCCCAACGCCAAGGAGTTCAATCCCGCGAAGCCCTTGCTGTCTGTGGTGAGATGGGCTGGGAGAGTGTGGACTGGGGGTTTCCACaaaggggagtgggagggggcgCGCGGGACTGCTAGGCAGTGAGGGGACAGGGGACGGGGCGTGGGGACAGCAGCAGGGCTCTGGTTTGGGGGAAACAGACAGGTGTCGGGGCCGCGTGGCCAGGGATTGTGACGTGTCTGACGAATATTGGTGGGCTTATCGCTGGGACTTGGCGTTTGGCTCAGGGGGTGTGTGCGTGTGGTCGCAGCGGGCGTGGCCTTCACTTGGCCGCACTGATTGGCTTACACCCCTGTCCTTATGgagctttgtgatcttgggccAGCCACTTaaactgtgccttggtttcctcacctgtagtTGGAGGGTGTAGAGTGCCTGTCTCAGGGTTGGTGTGGGGCTAAACCAAGGCACGGCGTAGAGTGTTTGGCACGCAGCCTCCACGGGTGCAGTTGCTCTATAGGCGGACGGAGGTGGAGGGAGACAGGAAATGGGGAGACATCTTATGCAAACCTCTTCGTCTCCTACAGAATAAATCCACCAGCACTCCCACTTCTCCGGGGCCCCGGACGCATCCAACCCCCTCCATCCCGGTGCTGACAGCAGGCCAGAGTGGGCTGTACAGCCCCCAGTACATTTCCTACATACCTCAGATCCACATGGGACCAGCTGTGCAGGTGAGAGAAGAGCCTGCTGGGCCCAGAGGCACGATTTGGTGGGCCGGACGAGGGGCATCTGTAAACAGGTCACCCGGCCTCACCCATGCCCTCGTCCTAGGCACCTCAGATGTATCCGTATCCTGTATCCAACTCAGTGCCTGGGCAGCAGGGCAAGTACCGGGGCGCCAAAGGTGAGCAGGGTCGGGAGGGGCAGTGGGGCGCGCTGCCCAGTGCCACCTGGCAGATGGAGCTTGAGCTCTGCACtattctccccctgcccccaggctccCTGCCCCCCCAGCGCTCGGACCAACACCAGCCAGCCTCTGCCCCTCCAATGATGCAggccgctgccgccgccggcCCTCCTCTGGTGGCCGCCACACCTTACTCTTCCTACATCCCCTACAACCCTCAGCAGTTCCCGGGCCAGCCCGCCATGATGCAGCCCATGGCCCACTACCCCTCACAGGTGACTGGGCCACAGCAGGGACGTTGGCACAGAGGGAGGCCCTGGTGGAGAGCCTGGCCTTTCCAGCTTCCGGGCTCGGAGGGGCTGGGGGAGCACAGCAGGCAGTGCAGTGAGCGGTGGCCTCAGGTGTGGGCTTCGGTCTGGGCTCTGGTGGGACCTGTGGCGAGGCCTTGTCCACTGAGCCATGGCTGCTTTCCTCTGCAGAGGAGCGTCCGTGTTGTCGGGTTATTGTGTGTTAGACAGGCGGGTGGCGGCGGGGCCAACCGAGCAGGGCTGGGCACAGGTCGTGCCATCCGGTCTGCTGTGCTGACCAGTTCTCTTCCTGCCCCGCCAGCCGGTTTTCGCCCCCATGCTTCAGAGCAACCCACGCATGCTGACGTCAGGGAGCCACCCGCAGGCCATCGTGTCGTCGTCCACCCCTCAGTACCCGTCTGCGGAGCAGCCCACCCCCCAGGCCCTGTACGGTGAGTTGGGGGTCCCGTCCCCTCCCAGGCCCGGGCCCCTCAGCCTCTCGGTGTGCTCGGCACtgattctctccctctttcctgctGTAGCCACTGTTCACCAGTCCTATCCACACCATGCCACGCAGCTCCATGCCCACCAGCCGCAGCCGGCCACCACGCCGACTGGGAGCCAGCCACAGTCCCAGCATGCAGCCCCCAGTCCTGTCCAGGTGCCTGCCATGGCGGGGGGCTGAGTGGGTGGGGGTCTGGAAGGGAGGGGTAGAGCCAGGGGTGATTCCTGGGGGGAGGATCGGACGGAGGTCAGCGGGTGGAGGGCCTGGGTGCCAGCTGCGTAGGTGGCACTTACCTTCCCCCTGCTCCCCCTGACAGCACCAGGCGGGGCAGGCCCCACACCTGGGCAGTGGACAGCCGCAGCAGAATCTGTACCACCCAGGGGCGCTGACAGGCACGCCGCCTTCTCTGCCACCGGGACCGTCTGCCCAGTCCCCTCAGAGCAGCTTCCCCCAACCAGCTGCTGTGTATGCCATCCATGCCCACCAGCAGCTGCCCCACGGCTTCACCAACATGGCCCATGTTACCCAGGTGAGAGCCCAGGGACCTGATCCCTCGGGTCTGGATTGCCTCGAGGACCTGGGTGGGGGGCCCTGCCTCTCCTGCGTCCGCGGTGCTCCCTGGCACTTCCTCTGTTCCCTGCAGGCCCATGTCCAAACTGGAATCACAGCAGCCCCGCCCCCTCACCCTGGGGCTCCCCACCCgccccaggtgatgctgctgcatCCACCCCAGAGTCATGGGGGGCCCCCCCAAGGCGCGGTGCCCCAGAGTGGGGTGCCTGCACTCTCAGCTTCCACACCCTCACCCTACCCCTACATCGGACACCCCCAAGGTGAGCAGCCTGGCCAGGCGCCTGGATTTCCAGGAGGAGCCGATGACAGGATTCGTGAGTTCTCGTTAGCTGGGGGAATTTGGCATGGAAGAGCTGAGGGGCTGCAGGTGGGGCAGGATGCTCGGGTTCTGGGCGGGGAGTGAGGGGTCTTGGAGGCAGGGCCGCCCCCCAGGGCGCCCGCCGACCCGCCCCTGTCTGTGAAGTATGTAGGGTGGGCAGAAGCCACAGGCGCCGCCGCCAGGGGCttgttcctggctctgtcctttgCTTCCCTCCGTCCTCGCTCAGTTGTGATCCAGCagcccccctccccactgcctccccagctctcaGTGACCCCGACTGCCTCCTGACTTAGCCGAGGTAAGGTCAGCGCAGCagacagggccaggctggggtgtGGCGGGCTGAGCTGGGCACACGAGTGAGGGCTCTTGCTCACGGGGAACAGCGTTTGACCTGTGCTGCTCACAGCCCCGTGAGACACCGTGAGGAGGCCGCTCCtacccaacccccaccccccacactggACGGCAGTGGACGAAGGGACAGCTGCTTGGGTTCTAATGCTcctgctctcttctctttcccctccaaCCAGTTCAATCTCATCCCTCCCAGCAGCTCCCCTTCCACCCCCCGGGGAACTGAAGATTGTCCTGGCCGCGACCTGAGACCTCCATGAGTGGAGGGAAGAGTGACCTATGTCTCTTCCCCCAGCAGCCCGGACCAGCCCCAGCCCCCCAAATCCCCCCTTTCCCCCAGGGGGAGCTGGGGAATTCCTGCCAAGCACCTTGAATGGGAGGGGCCTCAaagtgggcagggccagggtccagcgggggtggggggttccTGCTCTGCCCCTGCCCGTCCCCCCGTCTTGCCCTCCCATCCTCTCACCTACCCCCCGCTGGAGACGGaagatcttttattttctattatttataacCTCAGACTTGGGCCCCTTGTTCGTTCTCCCCCATTAACTTGAGTGACCTGCGTGAGAGACAGACACCCCCACGAGGATGGCTGGATAaggacttttactttttattacataaaaatatggaaaaaaaatgaaaaaaaaataaaattttaaactaacgGAACCTGCTTAGTTTCTCTCTGGAGATGAGGGGTGACGTGCTTCCTGAGATGGGCGTGTCGCCTGCGGCCCC
Coding sequences within:
- the ATXN2L gene encoding ataxin-2-like protein isoform X9, producing MLKPQPPQQTSQPQQPPPTQQAVARRPPGGTSPPNGGLPAPLASTSAPPGPPAATSPCLGPAAAAGSGLRRGPEGILAPQPPPPQQQHQERPGAAAIGSARGQSTGKGPPQSPVFEGVYNNSRMLHFLTAVVGSTCDVKVKNGTTYEGIFKTLSSKFELAVDAVHRKASEPAGGPRREDIVDTMVFKPSDVMLVHFRNVDFNYATKDKFTDSAIAMNSKVNGEHKEKVLQRWEGGDSNSDDYDLESDMSNGWDPNEMFKFNEENYGVKTTYDSSLSSYTVPLEKDNSEEFRQRELRAAQLAREIESSPQYRLRIAMENDDGRTEEEKHSGVQRQGSGRESPSAVSREGKYIPLPQRVREGPRGGVRCSSSRGGRPGLSSLPPRGPHHLDSSSPGPGSETRGINGGPSRMSPKAQRPLRGAKTLSSPSSRPSGESSVPPAAPAVGRMYPPRSPKSAAPAPVSPSCPESPIGSAVPTSSASIPVTSSIVDPGVGSISPASPKISLASADVKELAAKEPGRTLESQELSRISGKVPGLQNEQKRFQLEELRKFGAQFKLQPSSSPETSLDPFPPRILKEEAKGKEKEVDGLLTSEAMGSPVSSKTESMLDKEDKPPLPAAGGTEGPEQPPAPCPSQTGSPPLGLKADEKDDGPVAEQVKKSTLNPNAKEFNPAKPLLSVNKSTSTPTSPGPRTHPTPSIPVLTAGQSGLYSPQYISYIPQIHMGPAVQAPQMYPYPVSNSVPGQQGKYRGAKGSLPPQRSDQHQPASAPPMMQAAAAAGPPLVAATPYSSYIPYNPQQFPGQPAMMQPMAHYPSQPVFAPMLQSNPRMLTSGSHPQAIVSSSTPQYPSAEQPTPQALYATVHQSYPHHATQLHAHQPQPATTPTGSQPQSQHAAPSPVQHQAGQAPHLGSGQPQQNLYHPGALTGTPPSLPPGPSAQSPQSSFPQPAAVYAIHAHQQLPHGFTNMAHVTQAHVQTGITAAPPPHPGAPHPPQVMLLHPPQSHGGPPQGAVPQSGVPALSASTPSPYPYIGHPQVQSHPSQQLPFHPPGN
- the ATXN2L gene encoding ataxin-2-like protein isoform X3; this translates as MLKPQPPQQTSQPQQPPPTQQAVARRPPGGTSPPNGGLPAPLASTSAPPGPPAATSPCLGPAAAAGSGLRRGPEGILAPQPPPPQQQHQERPGAAAIGSARGQSTGKGPPQSPVFEGVYNNSRMLHFLTAVVGSTCDVKVKNGTTYEGIFKTLSSKFELAVDAVHRKASEPAGGPRREDIVDTMVFKPSDVMLVHFRNVDFNYATKDKFTDSAIAMNSKVNGEHKEKVLQRWEGGDSNSDDYDLESDMSNGWDPNEMFKFNEENYGVKTTYDSSLSSYTVPLEKDNSEEFRQRELRAAQLAREIESSPQYRLRIAMENDDGRTEEEKHSGVQRQGSGRESPSAVSREGKYIPLPQRVREGPRGGVRCSSSRGGRPGLSSLPPRGPHHLDSSSPGPGSETRGINGGPSRMSPKAQRPLRGAKTLSSPSSRPSGESSVPPAAPAAFPFLPVGRMYPPRSPKSAAPAPVSPSCPESPIGSAVPTSSASIPVTSSIVDPGVGSISPASPKISLASADVKELAAKEPGRTLESQELSRISGKVPGLQNEQKRFQLEELRKFGAQFKLQPSSSPETSLDPFPPRILKEEAKGKEKEVDGLLTSEAMGSPVSSKTESMLDKEDKPPLPAAGGTEGPEQPPAPCPSQTGSPPLGLKADEKDDGPVAEQVKKSTLNPNAKEFNPAKPLLSVNKSTSTPTSPGPRTHPTPSIPVLTAGQSGLYSPQYISYIPQIHMGPAVQAPQMYPYPVSNSVPGQQGKYRGAKGSLPPQRSDQHQPASAPPMMQAAAAAGPPLVAATPYSSYIPYNPQQFPGQPAMMQPMAHYPSQPVFAPMLQSNPRMLTSGSHPQAIVSSSTPQYPSAEQPTPQALYATVHQSYPHHATQLHAHQPQPATTPTGSQPQSQHAAPSPVQHQAGQAPHLGSGQPQQNLYHPGALTGTPPSLPPGPSAQSPQSSFPQPAAVYAIHAHQQLPHGFTNMAHVTQAHVQTGITAAPPPHPGAPHPPQVMLLHPPQSHGGPPQGAVPQSGVPALSASTPSPYPYIGHPQGEQPGQAPGFPGGADDRILQSHPSQQLPFHPPGN
- the ATXN2L gene encoding ataxin-2-like protein isoform X10; protein product: MLKPQPPQQTSQPQQPPPTQQAVARRPPGGTSPPNGGLPAPLASTSAPPGPPAATSPCLGPAAAAGSGLRRGPEGILAPQPPPPQQQHQERPGAAAIGSARGQSTGKGPPQSPVFEGVYNNSRMLHFLTAVVGSTCDVKVKNGTTYEGIFKTLSSKFELAVDAVHRKASEPAGGPRREDIVDTMVFKPSDVMLVHFRNVDFNYATKDKFTDSAIAMNSKVNGEHKEKVLQRWEGGDSNSDDYDLESDMSNGWDPNEMFKFNEENYGVKTTYDSSLSSYTVPLEKDNSEEFRQRELRAAQLAREIESSPQYRLRIAMENDDGRTEEEKHSGVQRQGSGRESPSAVSREGKYIPLPQRVREGPRGGVRCSSSRGGRPGLSSLPPRGPHHLDSSSPGPGSETRGINGGPSRMSPKAQRPLRGAKTLSSPSSRPSGESSVPPAAPAVGRMYPPRSPKSAAPAPVSPSCPESPIGSAVPTSSASIPVTSSIVDPGVGSISPASPKISLASADVKELAAKEPGRTLESQELSRISGKVPGLQNEQKRFQLEELRKFGAQFKLQPSSSPETSLDPFPPRILKEEAKGKEKEVDGLLTSEAMGSPVSSKTESMLDKEDKPPLPAAGGTEGPEQPPAPCPSQTGSPPLGLKADEKDDGPVAEQVKKSTLNPNAKEFNPAKPLLSVNKSTSTPTSPGPRTHPTPSIPVLTAGQSGLYSPQYISYIPQIHMGPAVQAPQMYPYPVSNSVPGQQGKYRGAKGSLPPQRSDQHQPASAPPMMQAAAAAGPPLVAATPYSSYIPYNPQQFPGQPAMMQPMAHYPSQPVFAPMLQSNPRMLTSGSHPQAIVSSSTPQYPSAEQPTPQALYATVHQSYPHHATQLHAHQPQPATTPTGSQPQSQHAAPSPVQHQAGQAPHLGSGQPQQNLYHPGALTGTPPSLPPGPSAQSPQSSFPQPAAVYAIHAHQQLPHGFTNMAHVTQAHVQTGITAAPPPHPGAPHPPQVMLLHPPQSHGGPPQGAVPQSGVPALSASTPSPYPYIGHPQAPLPPPGELKIVLAAT
- the ATXN2L gene encoding ataxin-2-like protein isoform X1; translated protein: MLKPQPPQQTSQPQQPPPTQQAVARRPPGGTSPPNGGLPAPLASTSAPPGPPAATSPCLGPAAAAGSGLRRGPEGILAPQPPPPQQQHQERPGAAAIGSARGQSTGKGPPQSPVFEGVYNNSRMLHFLTAVVGSTCDVKVKNGTTYEGIFKTLSSKFELAVDAVHRKASEPAGGPRREDIVDTMVFKPSDVMLVHFRNVDFNYATKDKFTDSAIAMNSKVNGEHKEKVLQRWEGGDSNSDDYDLESDMSNGWDPNEMFKFNEENYGVKTTYDSSLSSYTVPLEKDNSEEFRQRELRAAQLAREIESSPQYRLRIAMENDDGRTEEEKHSGVQRQGSGRESPSAVSREGKYIPLPQRVREGPRGGVRCSSSRGGRPGLSSLPPRGPHHLDSSSPGPGSETRGINGGPSRMSPKAQRPLRGAKTLSSPSSRPSGESSVPPAAPAAFPFLPVGRMYPPRSPKSAAPAPVSPSCPESPIGSAVPTSSASIPVTSSIVDPGVGSISPASPKISLASADVKELAAKEPGRTLESQELSRISGKVPGLQNEQKRFQLEELRKFGAQFKLQPSSSPETSLDPFPPRILKEEAKGKEKEVDGLLTSEAMGSPVSSKTESMLDKEDKPPLPAAGGTEGPEQPPAPCPSQTGSPPLGLKADEKDDGPVAEQVKKSTLNPNAKEFNPAKPLLSVNKSTSTPTSPGPRTHPTPSIPVLTAGQSGLYSPQYISYIPQIHMGPAVQAPQMYPYPVSNSVPGQQGKYRGAKGSLPPQRSDQHQPASAPPMMQAAAAAGPPLVAATPYSSYIPYNPQQFPGQPAMMQPMAHYPSQPVFAPMLQSNPRMLTSGSHPQAIVSSSTPQYPSAEQPTPQALYATVHQSYPHHATQLHAHQPQPATTPTGSQPQSQHAAPSPVQHQAGQAPHLGSGQPQQNLYHPGALTGTPPSLPPGPSAQSPQSSFPQPAAVYAIHAHQQLPHGFTNMAHVTQAHVQTGITAAPPPHPGAPHPPQVMLLHPPQSHGGPPQGAVPQSGVPALSASTPSPYPYIGHPQGEQPGQAPGFPGGADDRIREFSLAGGIWHGRAEGLQVGQDARVLGGE
- the ATXN2L gene encoding ataxin-2-like protein isoform X11, with translation MLKPQPPQQTSQPQQPPPTQQAVARRPPGGTSPPNGGLPAPLASTSAPPGPPAATSPCLGPAAAAGSGLRRGPEGILAPQPPPPQQQHQERPGAAAIGSARGQSTGKGPPQSPVFEGVYNNSRMLHFLTAVVGSTCDVKVKNGTTYEGIFKTLSSKFELAVDAVHRKASEPAGGPRREDIVDTMVFKPSDVMLVHFRNVDFNYATKDKFTDSAIAMNSKVNGEHKEKVLQRWEGGDSNSDDYDLESDMSNGWDPNEMFKFNEENYGVKTTYDSSLSSYTVPLEKDNSEEFRQRELRAAQLAREIESSPQYRLRIAMENDDGRTEEEKHSGVQRQGSGRESPSAVSREGKYIPLPQRVREGPRGGVRCSSSRGGRPGLSSLPPRGPHHLDSSSPGPGSETRGINGGPSRMSPKAQRPLRGAKTLSSPSSRPSGESSVPPAAPAAFPFLPVGRMYPPRSPKSAAPAPVSPSCPESPIGSAVPTSSASIPVTSSIVDPGVGSISPASPKISLASADVKELAAKEPGRTLESQELSRISGKVPGLQNEQKRFQLEELRKFGAQFKLQPSSSPETSLDPFPPRILKEEAKGKEKEVDGLLTSEAMGSPVSSKTESMLDKEDKPPLPAAGGTEGPEQPPAPCPSQTGSPPLGLKADEKDDGPVAEQVKKSTLNPNAKEFNPAKPLLSVNKSTSTPTSPGPRTHPTPSIPVLTAGQSGLYSPQYISYIPQIHMGPAVQAPQMYPYPVSNSVPGQQGKYRGAKGSLPPQRSDQHQPASAPPMMQAAAAAGPPLVAATPYSSYIPYNPQQFPGQPAMMQPMAHYPSQPVFAPMLQSNPRMLTSGSHPQAIVSSSTPQYPSAEQPTPQALYATVHQSYPHHATQLHAHQPQPATTPTGSQPQSQHAAPSPVQHQAGQAPHLGSGQPQQNLYHPGALTGTPPSLPPGPSAQSPQSSFPQPAAVYAIHAHQQLPHGFTNMAHVTQAHVQTGITAAPPPHPGAPHPPQVMLLHPPQSHGGPPQGAVPQSGVPALSASTPSPYPYIGHPQALSDPDCLLT
- the ATXN2L gene encoding ataxin-2-like protein isoform X7; protein product: MLKPQPPQQTSQPQQPPPTQQAVARRPPGGTSPPNGGLPAPLASTSAPPGPPAATSPCLGPAAAAGSGLRRGPEGILAPQPPPPQQQHQERPGAAAIGSARGQSTGKGPPQSPVFEGVYNNSRMLHFLTAVVGSTCDVKVKNGTTYEGIFKTLSSKFELAVDAVHRKASEPAGGPRREDIVDTMVFKPSDVMLVHFRNVDFNYATKDKFTDSAIAMNSKVNGEHKEKVLQRWEGGDSNSDDYDLESDMSNGWDPNEMFKFNEENYGVKTTYDSSLSSYTVPLEKDNSEEFRQRELRAAQLAREIESSPQYRLRIAMENDDGRTEEEKHSGVQRQGSGRESPSAVSREGKYIPLPQRVREGPRGGVRCSSSRGGRPGLSSLPPRGPHHLDSSSPGPGSETRGINGGPSRMSPKAQRPLRGAKTLSSPSSRPSGESSVPPAAPAAFPFLPVGRMYPPRSPKSAAPAPVSPSCPESPIGSAVPTSSASIPVTSSIVDPGVGSISPASPKISLASADVKELAAKEPGRTLESQELSRISGKVPGLQNEQKRFQLEELRKFGAQFKLQPSSSPETSLDPFPPRILKEEAKGKEKEVDGLLTSEAMGSPVSSKTESMLDKEDKPPLPAAGGTEGPEQPPAPCPSQTGSPPLGLKADEKDDGPVAEQVKKSTLNPNAKEFNPAKPLLSVNKSTSTPTSPGPRTHPTPSIPVLTAGQSGLYSPQYISYIPQIHMGPAVQAPQMYPYPVSNSVPGQQGKYRGAKGSLPPQRSDQHQPASAPPMMQAAAAAGPPLVAATPYSSYIPYNPQQFPGQPAMMQPMAHYPSQPVFAPMLQSNPRMLTSGSHPQAIVSSSTPQYPSAEQPTPQALYATVHQSYPHHATQLHAHQPQPATTPTGSQPQSQHAAPSPVQHQAGQAPHLGSGQPQQNLYHPGALTGTPPSLPPGPSAQSPQSSFPQPAAVYAIHAHQQLPHGFTNMAHVTQAHVQTGITAAPPPHPGAPHPPQVMLLHPPQSHGGPPQGAVPQSGVPALSASTPSPYPYIGHPQVQSHPSQQLPFHPPGN
- the ATXN2L gene encoding ataxin-2-like protein isoform X8, with protein sequence MLKPQPPQQTSQPQQPPPTQQAVARRPPGGTSPPNGGLPAPLASTSAPPGPPAATSPCLGPAAAAGSGLRRGPEGILAPQPPPPQQQHQERPGAAAIGSARGQSTGKGPPQSPVFEGVYNNSRMLHFLTAVVGSTCDVKVKNGTTYEGIFKTLSSKFELAVDAVHRKASEPAGGPRREDIVDTMVFKPSDVMLVHFRNVDFNYATKDKFTDSAIAMNSKVNGEHKEKVLQRWEGGDSNSDDYDLESDMSNGWDPNEMFKFNEENYGVKTTYDSSLSSYTVPLEKDNSEEFRQRELRAAQLAREIESSPQYRLRIAMENDDGRTEEEKHSGVQRQGSGRESPSAVSREGKYIPLPQRVREGPRGGVRCSSSRGGRPGLSSLPPRGPHHLDSSSPGPGSETRGINGGPSRMSPKAQRPLRGAKTLSSPSSRPSGESSVPPAAPAAFPFLPVGRMYPPRSPKSAAPAPVSPSCPESPIGSAVPTSSASIPVTSSIVDPGVGSISPASPKISLASADVKELAAKEPGRTLESQELSRISGKVPGLQNEQKRFQLEELRKFGAQFKLQPSSSPETSLDPFPPRILKEEAKGKEKEVDGLLTSEAMGSPVSSKTESMLDKEDKPPLPAAGGTEGPEQPPAPCPSQTGSPPLGLKADEKDDGPVAEQVKKSTLNPNAKEFNPAKPLLSVNKSTSTPTSPGPRTHPTPSIPVLTAGQSGLYSPQYISYIPQIHMGPAVQAPQMYPYPVSNSVPGQQGKYRGAKGSLPPQRSDQHQPASAPPMMQAAAAAGPPLVAATPYSSYIPYNPQQFPGQPAMMQPMAHYPSQPVFAPMLQSNPRMLTSGSHPQAIVSSSTPQYPSAEQPTPQALYATVHQSYPHHATQLHAHQPQPATTPTGSQPQSQHAAPSPVQHQAGQAPHLGSGQPQQNLYHPGALTGTPPSLPPGPSAQSPQSSFPQPAAVYAIHAHQQLPHGFTNMAHVTQAHVQTGITAAPPPHPGAPHPPQVMLLHPPQSHGGPPQGAVPQSGVPALSASTPSPYPYIGHPQAPLPPPGELKIVLAAT
- the ATXN2L gene encoding ataxin-2-like protein isoform X6, giving the protein MLKPQPPQQTSQPQQPPPTQQAVARRPPGGTSPPNGGLPAPLASTSAPPGPPAATSPCLGPAAAAGSGLRRGPEGILAPQPPPPQQQHQERPGAAAIGSARGQSTGKGPPQSPVFEGVYNNSRMLHFLTAVVGSTCDVKVKNGTTYEGIFKTLSSKFELAVDAVHRKASEPAGGPRREDIVDTMVFKPSDVMLVHFRNVDFNYATKDKFTDSAIAMNSKVNGEHKEKVLQRWEGGDSNSDDYDLESDMSNGWDPNEMFKFNEENYGVKTTYDSSLSSYTVPLEKDNSEEFRQRELRAAQLAREIESSPQYRLRIAMENDDGRTEEEKHSGVQRQGSGRESPSAVSREGKYIPLPQRVREGPRGGVRCSSSRGGRPGLSSLPPRGPHHLDSSSPGPGSETRGINGGPSRMSPKAQRPLRGAKTLSSPSSRPSGESSVPPAAPAVGRMYPPRSPKSAAPAPVSPSCPESPIGSAVPTSSASIPVTSSIVDPGVGSISPASPKISLASADVKELAAKEPGRTLESQELSRISGKVPGLQNEQKRFQLEELRKFGAQFKLQPSSSPETSLDPFPPRILKEEAKGKEKEVDGLLTSEAMGSPVSSKTESMLDKEDKPPLPAAGGTEGPEQPPAPCPSQTGSPPLGLKADEKDDGPVAEQVKKSTLNPNAKEFNPAKPLLSVNKSTSTPTSPGPRTHPTPSIPVLTAGQSGLYSPQYISYIPQIHMGPAVQAPQMYPYPVSNSVPGQQGKYRGAKGSLPPQRSDQHQPASAPPMMQAAAAAGPPLVAATPYSSYIPYNPQQFPGQPAMMQPMAHYPSQPVFAPMLQSNPRMLTSGSHPQAIVSSSTPQYPSAEQPTPQALYATVHQSYPHHATQLHAHQPQPATTPTGSQPQSQHAAPSPVQHQAGQAPHLGSGQPQQNLYHPGALTGTPPSLPPGPSAQSPQSSFPQPAAVYAIHAHQQLPHGFTNMAHVTQAHVQTGITAAPPPHPGAPHPPQVMLLHPPQSHGGPPQGAVPQSGVPALSASTPSPYPYIGHPQGEQPGQAPGFPGGADDRIPPLPPPGELKIVLAAT
- the ATXN2L gene encoding ataxin-2-like protein isoform X4, whose translation is MLKPQPPQQTSQPQQPPPTQQAVARRPPGGTSPPNGGLPAPLASTSAPPGPPAATSPCLGPAAAAGSGLRRGPEGILAPQPPPPQQQHQERPGAAAIGSARGQSTGKGPPQSPVFEGVYNNSRMLHFLTAVVGSTCDVKVKNGTTYEGIFKTLSSKFELAVDAVHRKASEPAGGPRREDIVDTMVFKPSDVMLVHFRNVDFNYATKDKFTDSAIAMNSKVNGEHKEKVLQRWEGGDSNSDDYDLESDMSNGWDPNEMFKFNEENYGVKTTYDSSLSSYTVPLEKDNSEEFRQRELRAAQLAREIESSPQYRLRIAMENDDGRTEEEKHSGVQRQGSGRESPSAVSREGKYIPLPQRVREGPRGGVRCSSSRGGRPGLSSLPPRGPHHLDSSSPGPGSETRGINGGPSRMSPKAQRPLRGAKTLSSPSSRPSGESSVPPAAPAAFPFLPVGRMYPPRSPKSAAPAPVSPSCPESPIGSAVPTSSASIPVTSSIVDPGVGSISPASPKISLASADVKELAAKEPGRTLESQELSRISGKVPGLQNEQKRFQLEELRKFGAQFKLQPSSSPETSLDPFPPRILKEEAKGKEKEVDGLLTSEAMGSPVSSKTESMLDKEDKPPLPAAGGTEGPEQPPAPCPSQTGSPPLGLKADEKDDGPVAEQVKKSTLNPNAKEFNPAKPLLSVNKSTSTPTSPGPRTHPTPSIPVLTAGQSGLYSPQYISYIPQIHMGPAVQAPQMYPYPVSNSVPGQQGKYRGAKGSLPPQRSDQHQPASAPPMMQAAAAAGPPLVAATPYSSYIPYNPQQFPGQPAMMQPMAHYPSQPVFAPMLQSNPRMLTSGSHPQAIVSSSTPQYPSAEQPTPQALYATVHQSYPHHATQLHAHQPQPATTPTGSQPQSQHAAPSPVQHQAGQAPHLGSGQPQQNLYHPGALTGTPPSLPPGPSAQSPQSSFPQPAAVYAIHAHQQLPHGFTNMAHVTQAHVQTGITAAPPPHPGAPHPPQVMLLHPPQSHGGPPQGAVPQSGVPALSASTPSPYPYIGHPQGEQPGQAPGFPGGADDRIPPLPPPGELKIVLAAT